A stretch of DNA from Candidatus Flexicrinis affinis:
TGGGTTTCTTAGCTGACCCGCTTCCCAGCGCGGGGGCGGGGGTCGTCCCCCCCGCTTCGTCAAAGTCGGCACGACCGTGTTCACCACAGAGGAGAACCGCTCGATCTGCTGCAGCATTTGAAACAACTGCCCGGACCGCAGTGTCTGCCTGTTCAAGTCGGGAACCAAGCGCGTCTGTCTGCTTACTTGATAGCGGCCCCATCCCGCGCCAAGCGCTGCAAACGCGGATGGCGCGGCTAAAAGAACAAGCACGGCTGGACCAACGCCCGACCTCCCCGTCAAACCGCCTTCGCGCGCTGGACGATCTATCTGACCAACATCCCCGACTTGACCTTCGACCAAGCTCACACCCTGCGCGCACGCGCTGGCATTGAGCTGCTGTTGCCTGGAAGTCTCATGGTCAGATCTTGCGCTCACGCACGGCCGATCCCCGTCGACAACTCCCAGGGCTACGCCAAGCTCTTGGCGGTTTTGGTCGCCCACCGATGCTGTTGGTCGCTGGCTGGTCCCTGACAACCTCGGCTCTCCGATGCGCTTCGCCTCGTCCGCACGCATACACCTCTGCTCATGCGCGCCTTCACATGCCCACCCCTCTGGCGTGTCCTCTGGCTCTGGCTCACCGCCGATCTGCGTCTCGCCGCACGCCGTTCCAAACGGGCCAAAGTCCCTCTCGCTTTCCAACTCTGGCAGGTTTTCGACTTCTCATGGTCTTAACTTGGTGCATATGGGGCGACCGATCGGTCGCCCCTACAGACCCCCGGAACGACCCGTGCGAACGGACCGCGGCGCGGTTCGCTGGGCGCGATTGTGGGCCAATTCAAATCGTCGGTCACCCGCGAGATCAACCGGCGCACCGCCTACACCCACGGCCCGATATGGCAGCGGAACTATTACGAGCACATCCTCCGCAGCGCGAGCGACCTGAACCGCCTGCGCGTATACGTCGAGTCGAATCCCGCGGCGTGGCCGGATGACGACCTCTACCAATACGATCCGGGCGTTGACCCCGACTGCGTCCGCCCGCCCGGCCGAGAATGAGCGGCCGATAATCGACCCCGTTTGATGCGCTGATATACTCGGACGCATGTCCATTCGATCCGTCCCGAGGCAAGCCCCACGATGACCGACAGCACGACCACCGAGCGCCCGTACGTCCTCGTCACCGGCGCAACCGGCTACATCGGAGGGCGTCTGGTGCCGGTGCTGCTCGACGCCGGCGTGCGCGTGCGCGTCATGGCGCGTGATCCGCGGCGGCTCGAGGGGAGAGCGTGGTTTGATCGCGTCGATATCGTGGCGGGAGATGCGCTCAAGCCGGACACGCTCGACGCGGCACTCGACGGCATCGATGTCGCCTACTACCTCATCCACAGCATGCGCGGCGGGGACGACTTCGCCGAGCGCGACATGCAGGCCGCCCGCTCGTTCAGCCATGCCGCCCAGCGGCAGAGCGTCGGACGGATCATTTATCTGGGCGGCTTGGGCGACTCGGCCAGCGAGCTGTCGGAGCACTTGCGCTCGCGCCAGAGAACCGGCGACGCCCTGCGCGAATCGAGCGTACCGGTGACGGAATTCCGCGCCGGTGTCATCGTCGGATCGGGGAGCTTGTCGTTCGAGATGATCCGCTACCTGACCGAGCGCGTGCCGGTCATGGTCTGCCCGCGCTGGGTGTATACGCGCGTTCAGCCGATCAGCGTGCGCGACACGCTTGAGTATCTGGTGAGTGCTTTGCGCGTGCCGGAAAGCGCCGGACAGGTGGTCGAGATCGGCGGCGCCGAAGTGATCACTTATCGCGATATGATGCTCGGGTACGCCAAAGCACGCGGACTGCGCCGGTGGATGATTCCGGTCCCGGTGCTCACCCCGCGCCTGTCTTCCTACTGGGTCCACTGGGTCACGCCGGTGCCGGCGGACATCGCACGGCCCCTCATCGAAGGGCTGCGCAACGAGGTTATCGTCCGCGATGACGCCGCGCGAACGCTGTTCCCGGACATTCAACCGGCGTCGTTCGAGGTGGCCGTCCACCGCGCGCTGGATAAGCTGCAGGCCAGCCAGGTTGAGACCAGTTGGGTCGATGCGTTGGTCAGCAGCCAACCCTCGGCCACCCCGGCTGTGCTCACCACCCATGAAGGCATGATCCTCGAACAGCGCCAGCAGGTGGTGCAGGCCGGGCCGGAAGCGGTTTTTCGGGCGTTCGCCAGCCTCGGCGGTGCCAACGGGTGGCTGTACTTCAATTGGGCGTGGCGCATACGCGGCATCATGGACCGGATGGTCGGTGGCGTGGGACTCAGGCGTGGGCGGCGGCATCCGACCGAGGTGCGCATTGGCGATGCGCTCGATTTCTGGCGTGTCGAGGCGGTCGAAGCCAATCGCATGACGCGACTGCGCGCTGAGATGAAGGTGCCGGGCTGGGCGTGGCTGCAGTTCAGATCCGAGCCGGAAGACGGCGGCACACGCCTCACTCAAACCGCGTACTTTGCGCCGAAAGGGCTGTTCGGGTTGATCTACTGGTACGGCCTGTACCCGATTCACAGCCTGATCTTCTCCGGGTTGATCCGCAAATTGGCGGAGCGTGCGGAGCGCCAACCCGAGTAGTCCGACCTGTGCCGATGCCTGACAAGCAGCGGGATTTCGTTCCCGTGTGGCGTCCGCCCGCTAGTCGTCGCCGTTGTACAGGAACTGGATGCGCGACCAGTCCCACAGGTGGTCAACCGTCTCCCGGTACTCGTCGGAGTGCTCGTCAAAGTCCCACGTCCACAGCGTGAACTTGAGCCGGTCGTTCCAGCGCCACGTTTCGAGGCTGAGCGTGCCGCGCAGATGGATGAAGAAGCTCGCCGCGATCAGCACGGTCACGCCGGCGACCAGCGCGCGTCGACGCGCGTGGTGGGCGGGGTCGAACACGGCGGCGAGTGGGTCGATCAGGAAGTAGCATAAGAACGGCAGCATGCCGGTGAAGAAGCGCGGACCGAACGAGTCACCCGCCCACCAGATTGCCCACGCCGAAATCACGATCCAGTGCAGGCCGACGTTGGTCAGCAGCAGGATGTCGATCCACCGCGCCCGTCGTGTCGCAGCTTTGTACACCGCCGAGACTACTCCGAGCAGCAGCACGGGGGTGAACAGGAACAATCCGCGCCCGGGGCTGATCAGGTTGCCGAACATCGCCTCGAAGATCGACATCGACCAGCGGAACGACGCGCTGTACGGCGACACGATCCCGCCGTGTACGGTCAGATTGTGTATGACGAACGGGATCCCGACCGAAAGTCCGCCGAGGATGTAGGACAGCGCGACATCGCGGTGACGCGCCAGTATGTACAGCGTGAACAGGATGACGGCGATCGCGTTGGTCGGCCGGATGACGTAGGACAGACCGATGGCGATGCCCACGACGAGCGCACCGCGCCGGCCCACCCTCGTGGAATCGAGCACGAACAGCGCGATCAGTAAGACCAGCATGGTCGGGCCGTGCTGCCACAACACGCGGCTGGCGGTGCTCCATGCGCTTGTGCAGAACGCGAACACGAACACGAGCGTCAGCGCCCCCGGCACCGTCAGCCTGCGCCGCGCGATGCGATACAACAGCACGGCGCACGCGGCGACCAACACCGACGCGGCGAACGCCTCGATCATGATCGTCACACCCCATCGGCTCTGGATCAAGCCCGTCACAGTCGTGCCCATGGCGCGCGCGGCAAGATCGACGGGCAAGACGAACGGCAGCGCAAACAGCGACGGACCGAGCGGGTAGACGTTGTAGAAGTGACCGTCGTGCTCGCGGACGCCGTAGTTGTCTTGAAACGCGATCCAGCCGGCGAATTCGTCGAGGTCGACATCTCCCTCATTGAGAATGCTCGCGGCGACGGGGACGAACCACATGCTGTCGCTCTGGAACCGGTAGCCGATCGGCACCGGCCATGACTCGCCTTCCGGTGCGGCGAAGCCACTAATGAAATGAATTACAGCTACGAATACAAAGACGATAAGTGAGCTTCGTAGGGCAAGCAGGGCGTTGTGCTTCACACGGGCATTGCCTCCCGACCGGATCCGGGCGCGCGTCCGCATTAGGCGGTGGGCAGGCACGTTTTGTGGCCGTGCTTAGGCGGACGCTAAGGGGAGTCGTTAGGTGGTGGATCCGGGCTGCCGACGATCAATAAACAAGCTCATGTTGCGGTCGTGTAATAATTCGTACGCACTATGCTGATTACTATAACATGACTTGTAATGGCAGGTCAACAACATGGACTCTGCATAGGTGCTCTGAATATCGGCAACAACTGATCACTGCTTCGTTAGTCAATCCAGCGATAGCTCTCGCGGGAGGATATGTCCGCAGGCTGTACATCTGCATCGGCAGCGGCCTTGCCATGATGGAGATCGTACTGCCGCTGGCGACGCTGCTACAGGCAGTTCACGTGGCAGTGCTGCCGGAGCAACCGGTTGAGATAGAATGGGCGGGTACGCTTTGACCGAGGCAGGGTTTGCGGGCGTCCCTCTCGCGCCGGTAAGACGAACGCGAGACTACGGCGCCGCAGCGGCAGCGATCATAAAGTGCCACAGCGCGCGATCGAAATGTAATGTGGCATCTTGTGTGATGCATGCTTACGTGGGAGGTGCCGATGCGAAGGACAAAAGAGGAGGCGTTGCAGACCCGCGGTGCCCTTTTGAGGGCGGCGGCAGATATCGTAGTCGGTCAGGGCGCAGGGTCCTTCACGCTGGAGGCGGTGGCTCAGCATGCAGGTGTGACGAAAGGCGGCCTGCTGCATCACTTCCCGTCGAAGGAAGCGCTGGTCGACGGTCTGATCGACGACGTGCTGGAGCGATTCGCGAGTCGCCTTCAGGTCGAGTTGGCCAACGAGGCAGAGGGTCAGCCCGGGCATTGGATGCGCGCCTACATTCGCATGATGCTCGCGGTGCAGGACGACGACTTCTACCTGATCCCGACTCTGGCCGCGATCGTGGTGTCTCAGCCCGCGACGATCGAGCGTATTCGAAGTGCCATGCTCACGAGCCAGCAAGCGGCAGCTCACGACGGAATCGACCCGACGCGCGCCACAATCATCCGGCTCGCCGTCGACGGCCTGCTGTTCACCCGTGCATTTCACCTCGACGTCGTCGACGACGATATCCGGCGCGACGTGCTGGACGCGCTGATCGGCATGACCCGCGCATCCGGCGAAGACTGAGGCGCGGGACGTTATCCCTTCAGGAACGCCAGCGTGCGTTCCCATGCCAACGCAGACGCTTCGGCGTTGAAGGCGTCGGTGCGGTCAGGCTCGAAGAACCAATGCCCGGTGCCGGGATAGCTGTAGAACTTGAACGGGCGGCCGGCGGCTTCGAGTTCGTCGGCGACCCAATCGATGTTGGACTGCGGCTCGTACGGGTCGTCGGCTGCGAAATGGCCGAGGTAGGCTGCCTGCGAATTGGCGAAATCGGCGGGGCCGCTGCCATAGAAGATCACGACCTTGCGCACGGCCTCGGGCATCCGTGCCGAGAGGTCCAACGCGTAGAATGCGCCGAGCGAAAAGCCGATCACGCTCACTGCGTCGGTTCCTGCGCCGGCCCGTTCAGTTAGGAACGCGACCGCCCGCTGAATCTCCTCCCGCGCTTGCTCGACGCGTTCGTCGAGTTCGCCGCCGAGTGTTTCGGCCTCGGGAATCGTGTGCGCGACCTTGCCGTGATACAGGTCGGGCGCGAACACGACGTAACCCTCGCCGGCGAGCCGGTCGCAGATGGCTCTGACCGTGTCGTTCAATCCCCACCACGCATGGAGCACCAGCACCGGCGCG
This window harbors:
- a CDS encoding TetR family transcriptional regulator, with translation MRRTKEEALQTRGALLRAAADIVVGQGAGSFTLEAVAQHAGVTKGGLLHHFPSKEALVDGLIDDVLERFASRLQVELANEAEGQPGHWMRAYIRMMLAVQDDDFYLIPTLAAIVVSQPATIERIRSAMLTSQQAAAHDGIDPTRATIIRLAVDGLLFTRAFHLDVVDDDIRRDVLDALIGMTRASGED
- a CDS encoding SDR family oxidoreductase is translated as MTDSTTTERPYVLVTGATGYIGGRLVPVLLDAGVRVRVMARDPRRLEGRAWFDRVDIVAGDALKPDTLDAALDGIDVAYYLIHSMRGGDDFAERDMQAARSFSHAAQRQSVGRIIYLGGLGDSASELSEHLRSRQRTGDALRESSVPVTEFRAGVIVGSGSLSFEMIRYLTERVPVMVCPRWVYTRVQPISVRDTLEYLVSALRVPESAGQVVEIGGAEVITYRDMMLGYAKARGLRRWMIPVPVLTPRLSSYWVHWVTPVPADIARPLIEGLRNEVIVRDDAARTLFPDIQPASFEVAVHRALDKLQASQVETSWVDALVSSQPSATPAVLTTHEGMILEQRQQVVQAGPEAVFRAFASLGGANGWLYFNWAWRIRGIMDRMVGGVGLRRGRRHPTEVRIGDALDFWRVEAVEANRMTRLRAEMKVPGWAWLQFRSEPEDGGTRLTQTAYFAPKGLFGLIYWYGLYPIHSLIFSGLIRKLAERAERQPE
- a CDS encoding alpha/beta fold hydrolase, whose translation is MSMSQPQGYLAVPSAGSGAPVLVLHAWWGLNDTVRAICDRLAGEGYVVFAPDLYHGKVAHTIPEAETLGGELDERVEQAREEIQRAVAFLTERAGAGTDAVSVIGFSLGAFYALDLSARMPEAVRKVVIFYGSGPADFANSQAAYLGHFAADDPYEPQSNIDWVADELEAAGRPFKFYSYPGTGHWFFEPDRTDAFNAEASALAWERTLAFLKG